One stretch of Labrenzia sp. CE80 DNA includes these proteins:
- a CDS encoding ROK family protein, whose protein sequence is MRLGIDWGGTKMEIIALDANGAEVYRERVPTPRDDYDGCIEAVAALVSAAESATGATGTLGFGIPGSISPASGLVKNANSTWMNGRPLDRDLEARLGRQVRIQNDANCLAVSEATDGAGAGCHFVHAIIIGTGSGSGIAIDGKAHRGANGIGGEWGAIPIPWMTSEEFPGPTNWLGHPGAIDHWCSGTGFQADYLERSGKALKGHEIMALKRSGDAVARATYEAYASRLARALAMAANLMDPDCFVLGGGMSNVDELYDDLLPLMQPYIMSDVYEVPIRKAKHGDSSGVRGAAWLW, encoded by the coding sequence ATGAGGCTCGGCATTGACTGGGGCGGCACCAAGATGGAGATCATCGCACTGGATGCCAATGGCGCTGAGGTCTACCGGGAACGCGTTCCGACACCGCGCGATGACTATGACGGCTGCATTGAGGCGGTGGCGGCACTCGTCAGTGCAGCGGAATCCGCGACGGGTGCGACCGGCACGCTCGGGTTTGGCATCCCGGGATCGATTTCTCCGGCGAGCGGCCTGGTCAAAAACGCCAATTCCACCTGGATGAACGGCAGACCGCTGGACCGCGACCTCGAAGCCCGGCTGGGACGCCAAGTTCGCATTCAGAACGACGCCAATTGCCTTGCGGTCTCGGAAGCGACCGACGGCGCCGGTGCCGGCTGCCACTTCGTTCATGCCATCATCATCGGCACGGGCTCGGGCTCGGGGATCGCCATCGACGGCAAGGCTCACCGGGGCGCAAACGGCATTGGCGGCGAATGGGGTGCAATCCCAATACCCTGGATGACATCAGAGGAATTTCCCGGGCCAACCAACTGGCTGGGGCATCCCGGCGCAATCGACCACTGGTGCTCGGGCACGGGCTTCCAGGCAGACTACCTTGAGCGATCGGGCAAGGCGCTCAAGGGCCACGAAATCATGGCCCTCAAACGCAGCGGCGATGCTGTTGCCAGAGCGACCTATGAGGCCTATGCCAGCCGCCTCGCCCGCGCACTCGCCATGGCTGCGAACCTGATGGATCCTGACTGCTTCGTTCTCGGCGGCGGCATGTCGAACGTGGACGAGCTCTACGACGACCTCCTGCCCTTGATGCAGCCCTACATCATGTCAGATGTCTATGAGGTTCCCATCCGCAAAGCCAAACACGGCGACAGCTCAGGCGTCAGAGGCGCTGCGTGGCTGTGGTGA
- a CDS encoding cache domain-containing protein: MILDRFRIGVKIWFPVITLGIVAVALLSFELLNLRSTLFEERAAKARTVVEFSSSIADYFHGLEKSGELTRQEAMAQAGNIIRAATYDGKNYAFVIGPNGDRIVSSNPKLEGKNAWDAQDKNGKYHIREMIQVANNGGGLLYYSWTRKDEEIPVPKATWADLYEPWGWIFATGNYIDDIEATFFSQMIKTAGLVLVGALLAGVVAFAAIRNIAVPLKALTRNMQALARGDTGIDIGGANRGDEIGEMASAMETFVENEHSRRLLESDQTERQQQDLVRSGNIQTLSTDFEVQVRGLLDTITGSVSGLQEASTSLNEGAKQTTDQSEAVAGAAASASQNTETVAAAAEELTASVTEISRQVGTSAEIASQASSQAVQTNERIQGLSEAAGRIGEVVTLIQAIAEQTNLLALNATIEAARAGEAGKGFAVVASEVKELATQTSKATEEISSQISSIQEETSKAVEAIADITETVGKINHITTGITEAVEQQGEATTDIAKNIQQAASGTQEVSENISGVSQAATITNEAADTVYSASQSLEREARQLRDHVAAFLDGIKANAA, encoded by the coding sequence ATGATTCTCGATCGTTTTAGAATCGGCGTCAAGATTTGGTTTCCCGTGATCACGCTTGGCATCGTGGCGGTGGCCCTATTGAGCTTCGAACTGTTAAATCTGCGCTCAACACTATTCGAAGAACGTGCGGCCAAAGCCAGAACGGTCGTCGAATTCTCAAGTTCTATTGCGGACTATTTCCACGGTCTTGAGAAGAGCGGTGAACTCACCCGTCAGGAGGCGATGGCACAAGCGGGAAATATTATTCGCGCCGCGACCTACGATGGCAAGAATTATGCTTTCGTAATCGGTCCGAATGGCGATCGGATTGTAAGCTCAAACCCCAAACTTGAAGGCAAGAACGCCTGGGATGCCCAAGACAAGAACGGCAAGTATCACATTCGTGAAATGATCCAGGTCGCCAACAATGGCGGCGGCTTGCTTTACTACAGCTGGACCCGCAAGGATGAGGAAATTCCGGTACCCAAGGCAACCTGGGCCGACCTCTATGAACCATGGGGATGGATCTTCGCTACCGGCAATTACATAGACGACATCGAAGCCACCTTCTTCTCCCAGATGATCAAGACGGCTGGTCTTGTTCTGGTTGGCGCACTTTTGGCAGGAGTCGTGGCTTTCGCCGCTATTCGTAACATAGCCGTTCCGCTCAAGGCGCTGACCCGTAACATGCAGGCTCTTGCAAGGGGCGACACAGGGATAGATATCGGGGGTGCCAACCGCGGCGACGAAATCGGTGAGATGGCTTCTGCCATGGAAACCTTCGTCGAAAATGAGCATTCCCGTCGCTTGCTCGAGTCCGACCAGACCGAGCGTCAGCAGCAGGATCTCGTAAGATCCGGGAATATCCAGACCCTCTCGACCGATTTCGAAGTTCAGGTTCGCGGTCTGCTCGACACGATCACCGGATCGGTTTCGGGGCTCCAGGAAGCGTCGACCAGCCTGAACGAAGGCGCCAAGCAGACCACCGATCAGAGTGAAGCCGTTGCCGGTGCGGCAGCAAGCGCGTCCCAAAACACGGAAACGGTCGCAGCAGCGGCAGAAGAACTGACGGCGTCCGTAACCGAAATCAGCCGCCAGGTCGGTACATCTGCCGAAATTGCATCTCAAGCCTCATCTCAGGCCGTTCAGACCAATGAGCGCATCCAAGGCCTTTCAGAAGCTGCCGGCCGCATTGGCGAAGTTGTAACCTTGATCCAGGCGATCGCAGAGCAAACGAATCTTCTGGCGCTCAACGCCACGATTGAGGCAGCACGCGCTGGGGAAGCTGGCAAAGGCTTTGCCGTTGTGGCCTCTGAAGTAAAGGAACTTGCAACTCAGACGTCCAAGGCAACCGAGGAAATTTCGAGCCAAATCTCGTCGATCCAGGAAGAAACCAGCAAAGCCGTTGAAGCCATCGCGGACATCACCGAGACGGTTGGAAAAATCAACCATATCACAACCGGAATCACCGAGGCTGTCGAGCAGCAAGGAGAAGCCACGACGGATATAGCGAAGAACATTCAGCAAGCCGCATCCGGTACGCAGGAAGTTTCCGAGAATATCTCTGGCGTGTCCCAGGCGGCGACTATCACCAACGAGGCAGCTGACACCGTTTACTCAGCAAGCCAGAGCCTGGAGCGCGAAGCGCGCCAGCTTCGCGATCATGTTGCCGCCTTCCTCGATGGAATTAAGGCGAACGCCGCCTAA